In Desulfosporosinus sp. Sb-LF, the following are encoded in one genomic region:
- a CDS encoding DUF421 domain-containing protein — protein sequence MNSTVRLLLSFIILWLGLRVLGKKQVGELSIYNVATIAAVGEMAASLATDLHDDPTDFIFPLLGYFLLTYLMSYLSLKSQLVRQVLEGIPTIVVSNGKILEGNLKTLRLSMDNLLIKLREEKVFDLKEVEFAIMEPDGKLSILLKPIYRTVTTGDLQLTTEYKGLPTILVREGKFEEESLKNLGITKSWLMTQLHAHNVGEVSEVFLAQLDSSGQLYIDLMTDW from the coding sequence ATGAATAGTACTGTGCGCCTATTGCTATCCTTTATTATTCTTTGGCTTGGGTTGAGAGTGTTGGGGAAGAAGCAGGTAGGGGAATTGAGTATTTATAATGTAGCAACGATTGCAGCCGTGGGAGAGATGGCTGCTAGTTTAGCCACGGACTTGCATGACGATCCTACGGATTTTATTTTCCCTCTTCTAGGGTACTTTCTTTTGACGTATCTCATGTCTTATCTTTCATTAAAATCCCAGCTCGTTCGTCAGGTTTTAGAGGGAATTCCTACGATAGTTGTTTCCAATGGCAAGATTTTAGAAGGGAATTTGAAAACACTGCGCTTATCAATGGACAATTTATTGATTAAGCTTCGAGAGGAAAAAGTATTCGATTTGAAAGAAGTCGAATTTGCCATCATGGAACCAGATGGAAAACTTAGCATCTTACTCAAACCCATTTATCGAACAGTTACTACGGGGGATCTCCAACTGACGACAGAATATAAAGGGTTACCAACCATCCTGGTACGGGAAGGAAAATTTGAGGAAGAAAGTTTAAAAAATTTAGGGATAACTAAAAGCTGGTTAATGACACAGTTGCATGCGCATAATGTCGGTGAGGTTTCAGAGGTATTCTTAGCCCAACTGGATTCTTCTGGACAACTCTACATCGACTTGATGACAGATTGGTAA
- a CDS encoding NlpC/P60 family protein, giving the protein MKKGFMLAIILTILLFSAPNPAQASLGDSLLKLGSTGGDVVELQKELNDLGFNVEKVDGIFGSMTKQCVISYQQAHSLASDGIVGPLTAQSINTVYVEKQRQNKIVDIISTAKQNLGVRYQWGGAKPETGFDCSGFVSYVFGQNGISLPRISRDQFTVGTGVNYEDLQPGDLVFFSLDGDNIVDHVGIYLGNGQFINASSSKGVTVYTIGPYWKSYYVGARRVL; this is encoded by the coding sequence ATGAAAAAGGGATTCATGCTCGCAATTATTTTAACAATCTTACTATTTTCTGCACCTAATCCTGCTCAGGCATCTCTCGGAGACAGTTTACTCAAGTTAGGCTCCACAGGAGGGGATGTCGTGGAGCTACAGAAAGAACTCAACGACCTGGGATTTAATGTTGAAAAAGTGGATGGTATTTTTGGTAGCATGACCAAACAGTGTGTGATTTCGTATCAACAGGCACATAGTTTAGCAAGCGACGGAATCGTTGGTCCCTTGACGGCGCAGTCAATTAATACCGTTTACGTAGAAAAACAGCGTCAGAATAAAATAGTAGATATTATTAGCACTGCAAAACAAAATCTCGGCGTCAGGTATCAATGGGGCGGGGCTAAACCCGAGACGGGCTTCGATTGTTCGGGGTTTGTCTCGTACGTATTCGGACAAAACGGGATCTCATTGCCTCGGATTTCACGAGATCAATTTACTGTAGGTACCGGGGTTAATTATGAAGATCTTCAGCCTGGAGATTTGGTCTTTTTTTCATTAGATGGTGACAATATCGTGGACCATGTTGGAATTTATCTCGGCAACGGACAATTCATTAATGCTTCATCCTCTAAAGGAGTTACTGTCTACACTATTGGACCGTACTGGAAATCCTATTATGTAGGCGCTCGAAGGGTCCTTTAA
- a CDS encoding trypsin-like peptidase domain-containing protein, with the protein MSYYNDKSNYSRKGPRFFSTVAVALISALLGGVMAVALIPSIYGNKQLASTNQVVLNSGATTPTVNTAAATNFPVAQIAKAVGPAVVGIANFQSRGALFGGGGSSEVGSGSGFIIDAQHGYIVTNNHVVTGAEKIVVSLADGRNINAKLVGADDRTDLAVVQIADTKDLTATQQGDSTKLQVGEPVVAIGNPGGQEFARSVTTGVVSATNRILNIPGEASFNLIQTDAAINPGNSGGPLVNYQGQVIGINSAKNQEAGFEGMGFAIPISDALPTIKQLIEKGYASHPGLNVQIDPRYTAEYASQRGWPAGAYISKITQGGPADSAGIVAGDVITKINGKEIKSSLELTHELFRYNPGEKVTITIFRNNKTQDVSVTLTEIKPQ; encoded by the coding sequence ATGAGCTATTATAATGATAAAAGTAATTATTCAAGGAAAGGACCCCGCTTCTTTTCAACGGTTGCGGTTGCTTTAATTAGTGCCCTGCTGGGTGGAGTCATGGCAGTGGCGTTAATTCCGTCGATCTATGGCAATAAGCAGCTCGCCTCGACAAATCAAGTGGTTCTTAATAGTGGGGCCACAACCCCTACCGTCAATACAGCCGCAGCGACTAATTTTCCTGTCGCCCAGATTGCTAAGGCCGTAGGCCCTGCGGTTGTCGGGATTGCCAACTTCCAATCACGCGGAGCATTATTCGGCGGGGGGGGTTCGTCCGAAGTAGGAAGTGGCTCAGGCTTCATCATTGATGCGCAACATGGCTACATTGTCACGAATAACCATGTGGTTACTGGAGCCGAGAAGATCGTGGTGAGTCTAGCAGATGGCCGCAATATTAATGCAAAATTGGTCGGTGCTGATGATCGTACGGACTTAGCTGTGGTTCAAATTGCAGACACTAAAGATTTGACGGCTACTCAACAGGGAGATTCTACAAAACTCCAAGTTGGTGAACCAGTCGTTGCGATCGGAAATCCAGGAGGTCAAGAATTTGCACGCTCTGTGACCACTGGTGTTGTTTCCGCAACGAATCGGATTTTAAACATCCCTGGGGAGGCGAGTTTCAACCTCATCCAAACGGATGCGGCCATTAACCCTGGAAACAGTGGTGGGCCACTTGTCAATTATCAGGGTCAAGTTATCGGGATCAATTCCGCTAAAAATCAGGAAGCAGGATTTGAGGGAATGGGCTTTGCCATCCCAATTTCAGATGCGTTACCGACGATTAAACAACTGATCGAGAAAGGGTATGCAAGTCATCCCGGCCTAAATGTTCAAATAGATCCTCGGTATACGGCAGAATATGCGAGTCAACGTGGATGGCCAGCTGGGGCTTATATATCCAAAATTACGCAGGGTGGTCCTGCGGATAGCGCAGGGATTGTTGCTGGTGATGTCATAACGAAGATTAATGGTAAGGAAATCAAGAGTTCGCTGGAGTTAACCCATGAACTGTTCAGGTATAATCCGGGCGAAAAGGTCACTATAACAATTTTCCGCAATAACAAAACACAGGACGTTTCCGTTACACTGACAGAAATTAAGCCTCAATAA
- a CDS encoding methyl-accepting chemotaxis protein produces the protein MKWVNNLKTFYKINALVFVMVGFMIGLSLMGYHYYRQAKVAMNDVYSSSLISVKLINEANANVRMIRSSNIELLLAPLDTSKKQNLLIQTTVLQGLIKESLDNYSPLAKEPFEVAKLAAVRDSLQKYSDEWQKVVSLLESGNKEGAYVSFSENVIQDLDNINALLPELVEFSTQKAKSTIVRENLNFIQAEKLLFVFPLIAAVLAVFIGALVARAIAKPLQIMLANVQELAAGNLKVTTINTESKDETGQLTQAFNQMAINLTTLVRRVSESSEEVTASAQQLLTITEQGSKATSQIAVAIAEVAGGTEKQAEAVTETVTAIEQIDANIQMVAEAGQRVITLTNQTATTSENGHKSLTKAVEQMANISQGNQVVKEAITLLTESSEQIADIARLITSITEQTNLLALNAAIEAARAGEHGRGFSVVAEEVRKLAEQAKVASGQITALVVLNRANIEHAIEAIDSEETRVNDGINVVNTVGLDLRDILEMVNEVSSQVNGITSSILQMAGGSQHIVSGVQHISSVSQVTAAQTAQVSAGIDEFTASIDEINLSCQSLSECAHTLQTGISVFRI, from the coding sequence ATGAAGTGGGTCAATAACTTAAAAACGTTCTACAAAATTAATGCCTTGGTCTTTGTTATGGTAGGCTTTATGATAGGTTTAAGTTTAATGGGTTATCACTATTATCGGCAAGCCAAAGTAGCCATGAACGATGTCTATTCAAGTTCTCTGATTTCTGTGAAACTCATCAATGAGGCCAATGCTAATGTTCGAATGATCCGTAGTAGCAATATAGAGCTTCTCTTAGCACCTCTTGACACTTCCAAGAAACAAAACCTACTCATTCAGACAACAGTACTACAAGGCTTAATAAAGGAGTCCCTGGATAACTACAGCCCCCTTGCCAAAGAGCCCTTCGAAGTAGCAAAACTTGCTGCAGTGAGAGATTCACTCCAAAAATACAGCGACGAATGGCAGAAGGTAGTTTCTCTATTGGAGAGCGGTAATAAAGAGGGGGCCTATGTCTCCTTTTCTGAAAATGTTATCCAAGACTTAGACAATATTAACGCCCTGCTTCCTGAACTTGTAGAATTCAGCACGCAAAAAGCAAAAAGTACCATTGTTCGTGAAAATCTTAATTTTATTCAAGCAGAAAAGTTGCTATTTGTATTCCCTCTTATTGCTGCAGTACTGGCAGTTTTCATAGGAGCACTGGTGGCCCGAGCCATTGCCAAGCCTCTACAAATAATGCTAGCAAATGTACAAGAGCTTGCCGCTGGGAATCTTAAGGTAACAACGATCAACACTGAATCCAAGGACGAAACGGGGCAATTAACTCAAGCTTTCAATCAGATGGCAATAAATCTGACGACACTTGTAAGAAGAGTCTCTGAGTCGTCAGAGGAAGTGACCGCCTCAGCTCAACAGCTCTTAACCATTACTGAACAAGGTTCGAAGGCCACTAGCCAAATCGCGGTGGCCATCGCTGAGGTAGCTGGTGGTACAGAAAAACAAGCTGAAGCAGTTACTGAGACAGTGACCGCCATTGAACAGATAGACGCTAATATTCAGATGGTAGCAGAGGCAGGCCAGCGTGTGATCACCCTCACCAATCAAACCGCTACCACTTCAGAAAATGGGCATAAGTCTCTCACTAAGGCTGTTGAGCAAATGGCGAACATCAGTCAGGGTAATCAAGTTGTTAAAGAAGCAATCACCTTACTGACTGAAAGTTCTGAACAAATAGCAGATATTGCTCGCTTAATAACTAGTATCACTGAACAAACAAATCTTCTAGCCTTAAACGCCGCCATCGAGGCCGCTCGTGCAGGCGAACACGGACGCGGTTTCTCCGTAGTAGCTGAAGAGGTTCGTAAATTGGCAGAACAGGCTAAAGTTGCAAGCGGACAAATCACAGCTTTAGTAGTCTTAAACAGAGCTAACATCGAACATGCTATTGAAGCAATCGATTCCGAAGAGACTCGCGTCAATGATGGAATTAATGTCGTGAACACAGTCGGTCTTGATCTTCGTGATATTTTGGAGATGGTGAATGAAGTCTCGTCACAAGTCAATGGTATCACCTCTTCTATTCTACAAATGGCGGGCGGAAGCCAACATATTGTCTCTGGAGTCCAGCATATCAGTTCGGTGAGTCAGGTTACCGCCGCCCAGACAGCCCAAGTATCTGCGGGGATTGACGAATTCACAGCTTCTATCGATGAGATTAACTTGTCTTGTCAGAGTCTTTCAGAATGCGCCCATACCTTACAAACTGGGATTAGTGTTTTTAGGATTTAA
- a CDS encoding glutamine--tRNA ligase/YqeY domain fusion protein produces the protein MESKSTSNFLKNIVTEDLKAGKVDHIITRFPPEPNGYLHIGHAKSIILNFELADEFKGKTHLRFDDTNPTKEDTEYVESIKEDVSWLGYEWDALFFASDYFEEMYNRAVLLIKKGKAYACDSTAEEIRQMRGTLTEAGKGSPSRERSVEENLELFERMRKGEFKDGEKVLRAKIDMASPNINMRDPVLYRIAHASHHNTGDKWCIYPMYDFAHPLEDAIEGITHSICTLEFEDHRPLYDWVIRECEMVNVPHQYEFARLNITNTVMSKRKLKQLVDDRVVDGWDDPRMPTISGLRRKGYTAEAIRTFAREIGVAKADSVVDSKMLEHFIREDLKLKAPRTMAVLEPLKVVITNYPVGQEEMLEAEINPENPEMGTRQIPFSREIYIEQEDFTENPPPKYHRLFPGNEVRLKNAYFIKCNDIVKDESGKVVELQCTYDPETKSGSGFTGRKVKGTIHWVDAGQAIPAEFRLYEPLILDDDEEDGTSFMDHINPKSLEIVHGFVEPNIKDSKPQDKFQFFRHGYFNVDPLNTTQDHLVFNRIVSLKSSFELPKQ, from the coding sequence ATGGAAAGTAAATCCACCTCAAATTTTCTAAAGAACATTGTTACGGAGGATTTAAAAGCGGGAAAGGTCGACCATATTATTACACGGTTTCCACCGGAGCCTAATGGCTATTTACATATTGGACATGCAAAATCTATCATCCTAAACTTTGAATTGGCGGATGAATTTAAGGGGAAGACTCATCTGCGCTTTGATGACACGAATCCGACCAAAGAAGACACGGAATATGTAGAGTCTATCAAAGAAGATGTGTCGTGGTTAGGGTATGAATGGGACGCATTGTTCTTTGCCTCGGATTACTTTGAGGAGATGTACAATCGCGCGGTTTTGCTCATTAAAAAAGGCAAAGCTTATGCTTGTGATTCTACTGCAGAAGAAATACGGCAAATGCGTGGAACTTTAACAGAAGCGGGAAAAGGGAGCCCCTCTCGTGAGCGGTCGGTCGAAGAAAATCTGGAGTTATTTGAGCGCATGCGTAAAGGGGAATTCAAGGACGGAGAAAAAGTACTACGCGCTAAAATTGACATGGCTTCTCCGAACATCAATATGCGTGATCCGGTTCTTTACCGGATTGCTCATGCGTCTCATCATAATACGGGGGACAAGTGGTGTATTTATCCAATGTATGATTTCGCGCATCCGTTGGAAGATGCAATCGAGGGGATCACTCACTCGATCTGTACGTTGGAATTTGAGGATCATCGTCCTTTGTATGATTGGGTTATTCGAGAATGTGAAATGGTAAATGTACCTCATCAATATGAATTTGCACGCTTAAATATCACAAATACAGTCATGAGTAAGCGAAAGCTCAAGCAACTTGTCGATGACAGAGTTGTGGACGGCTGGGATGATCCCCGAATGCCAACAATCTCGGGACTTCGGCGCAAAGGATATACTGCGGAGGCAATTCGTACGTTCGCCCGAGAAATTGGGGTGGCCAAAGCGGATAGTGTTGTTGACAGCAAAATGCTCGAACATTTTATCCGAGAAGACTTGAAACTTAAAGCACCAAGAACAATGGCCGTACTCGAGCCTCTTAAGGTGGTTATCACGAATTATCCGGTAGGTCAGGAGGAGATGCTGGAGGCTGAAATCAACCCAGAAAATCCCGAAATGGGTACTCGACAAATCCCCTTTTCTCGCGAAATTTATATTGAGCAAGAGGACTTCACGGAGAATCCGCCGCCGAAGTATCATAGGTTGTTTCCGGGAAATGAAGTACGCTTGAAAAATGCCTATTTCATTAAATGTAATGATATAGTTAAAGATGAATCTGGAAAGGTCGTTGAACTGCAATGTACGTATGATCCCGAGACCAAGAGTGGATCAGGCTTCACAGGGAGAAAAGTCAAAGGGACGATTCACTGGGTTGATGCCGGGCAGGCTATTCCTGCGGAGTTCAGGTTATATGAACCCTTGATTTTGGATGACGACGAGGAGGACGGGACCTCGTTTATGGATCACATTAATCCTAAGTCCTTGGAGATTGTACACGGATTCGTTGAACCAAACATCAAAGACTCAAAGCCTCAGGATAAATTCCAATTCTTTAGACATGGTTACTTTAACGTTGATCCGTTGAATACAACTCAGGATCATCTTGTCTTTAACAGGATCGTATCTTTGAAGAGTTCCTTTGAATTACCGAAGCAATAA
- a CDS encoding radical SAM protein → MFYEGRIYRPPSEAKSIILQITVGCQHNACTFCTMYKDKSFRIKSHTEINDIIAKALVHDSDAERIFLADGDAIAVDSLMLVEILDQLYEKFPRLKRVGIYGGPKDILAKSPQELADLKAHGLTIVYLGVESGNAEILSSVCKGVTPEQMIAAGQKLKASGLTQSCTVIIGLGGKVLSNEHACDTARVISAIDPDFLGALTLMVEAEAPLAKNIERGTFQLLSPLESLTELRALLGQLNVTHCVFRSNHASNYLPLRATLPDDRSNLLQTIDKVLQNQALEQLRPEWWRGL, encoded by the coding sequence ATGTTTTACGAAGGACGAATTTATCGCCCACCTAGCGAGGCAAAAAGCATTATCTTACAAATTACCGTGGGATGCCAACACAACGCTTGCACCTTCTGCACAATGTATAAGGATAAATCCTTTAGGATTAAATCACACACAGAAATCAACGATATAATTGCCAAGGCTCTAGTGCACGACTCCGATGCAGAACGAATTTTTCTTGCAGATGGTGACGCTATCGCCGTAGATTCCTTAATGCTGGTTGAGATTCTCGATCAACTTTATGAAAAATTCCCCCGACTAAAACGAGTGGGCATCTATGGAGGTCCCAAAGACATTCTCGCCAAGAGTCCTCAGGAATTAGCCGATTTAAAAGCACATGGTCTAACTATTGTTTATTTGGGAGTCGAAAGTGGCAATGCGGAAATTTTATCATCCGTTTGTAAAGGGGTCACTCCAGAGCAAATGATCGCAGCCGGACAAAAACTTAAAGCGAGCGGTTTAACACAATCATGTACCGTTATCATAGGTCTTGGAGGAAAAGTCCTTTCGAATGAGCACGCTTGTGATACTGCAAGGGTGATTAGTGCAATTGACCCAGACTTTTTAGGAGCCTTGACCTTAATGGTGGAGGCAGAAGCCCCTTTAGCTAAAAATATAGAGCGCGGAACCTTTCAACTTCTCTCACCACTTGAATCCTTGACTGAGCTTCGGGCCCTTCTCGGCCAACTCAACGTCACTCACTGTGTTTTCCGAAGCAACCACGCCTCCAATTACCTGCCCCTCCGCGCAACTCTGCCTGATGATCGAAGTAATCTTCTGCAGACTATTGATAAAGTCCTGCAAAATCAGGCACTTGAACAGCTTCGACCCGAATGGTGGCGAGGACTTTAG
- a CDS encoding glycosyltransferase, with translation MKQLKVLVFSASFGNGHKRAAEAVIEGIRIKEPSAKIIHLDFGDFLGRRSNTIIKNIYSEMIKHIPKLWGRLYYKTAKVQPQSMGQRLLNQLGRRNFLKYIQVFEPDFIVCTYPTVSSILAQLRIEQILNVPVITVITDYTVHSHWVHLGVDRYIVACPEVKEKLVSWGIEAQCILMTGIPVSPRFEEYVDRQLIIKKLGFNPELPTFLLMGGAYGILESAARICQKLADSYVPVQTIIVCGKNDKLYQSLEMMIAKARNPMVRLGYVNNVEELMTVSDLIITKAGGLTVSEALTKHLPLVIYKPIPGQEEENAHFVKNIGAGYVADTEAELGRILNHFLRHPEDIEKMRQKAAVALPGLSTERAVEDMLRLVSNSRIKQRIG, from the coding sequence TTGAAACAGTTAAAGGTTCTCGTATTCTCCGCATCGTTTGGCAACGGTCATAAGAGAGCAGCTGAAGCAGTTATTGAGGGAATACGTATCAAGGAACCTTCTGCAAAAATTATTCACCTGGACTTTGGTGATTTTTTAGGTAGACGGTCTAATACCATAATTAAGAATATCTATAGTGAAATGATTAAACACATCCCAAAGTTATGGGGACGGTTATATTATAAAACGGCTAAGGTGCAACCACAATCGATGGGGCAACGTCTCCTGAACCAATTGGGACGAAGGAACTTTCTTAAATATATTCAAGTATTTGAACCAGATTTCATCGTGTGTACTTATCCCACGGTGTCTTCTATATTAGCTCAACTTAGGATAGAACAGATTCTTAATGTTCCAGTGATCACTGTGATCACGGATTATACGGTTCACAGTCATTGGGTGCATCTAGGTGTTGATCGTTACATTGTGGCATGTCCCGAAGTAAAGGAAAAGTTAGTGTCCTGGGGAATTGAAGCTCAATGTATTCTTATGACGGGGATACCAGTTAGCCCAAGATTCGAAGAGTATGTGGATCGCCAACTCATTATCAAGAAGTTAGGGTTTAATCCAGAGCTACCGACTTTCTTATTGATGGGAGGAGCGTATGGAATTTTGGAAAGCGCGGCAAGAATCTGCCAGAAACTCGCAGATTCTTATGTCCCGGTCCAAACGATTATTGTTTGTGGAAAGAACGATAAACTATATCAATCATTAGAAATGATGATTGCGAAAGCTCGTAACCCTATGGTGCGCTTGGGTTATGTGAATAACGTTGAGGAATTAATGACGGTTTCGGATTTGATTATTACTAAGGCAGGAGGTTTAACGGTTTCCGAGGCGTTAACGAAACACTTGCCTCTAGTTATCTATAAGCCAATCCCAGGCCAGGAAGAAGAAAATGCACATTTCGTAAAAAACATCGGTGCAGGATACGTCGCAGATACTGAAGCCGAATTAGGACGGATTCTAAACCACTTTTTACGGCATCCAGAGGATATTGAGAAAATGCGGCAGAAGGCCGCCGTCGCCTTACCGGGACTTTCCACAGAACGGGCTGTGGAAGACATGCTTCGTTTAGTGTCGAATTCGAGAATCAAGCAAAGAATTGGCTAA
- the ybaK gene encoding Cys-tRNA(Pro) deacylase yields MAHKTNAARILDQNKVPYELKEYTVDESDLSAVNVAQKVGLPIEQVYKTIVARGDKTGVIVACIQGDHELHLKGIATLSGNKKVEVVSLKEVQPLTGYIRGGVSPIGMKKNYSVFMDTSINNHAKIAVSAGLRGLQLFLRPVDLISVTKAQLGVISIEITP; encoded by the coding sequence ATGGCACACAAAACGAACGCTGCTCGTATTCTTGACCAGAATAAAGTACCCTATGAATTAAAGGAATACACTGTCGATGAATCCGATTTATCGGCGGTCAACGTCGCTCAGAAGGTTGGTTTACCTATTGAACAAGTTTATAAAACCATAGTTGCACGCGGAGACAAAACAGGAGTAATCGTCGCCTGCATTCAGGGAGACCATGAACTACATCTCAAAGGTATAGCAACATTAAGCGGAAATAAGAAAGTCGAGGTTGTGTCTCTTAAGGAAGTTCAACCTTTGACTGGTTATATACGGGGTGGTGTTTCCCCCATTGGTATGAAGAAGAATTATTCCGTCTTTATGGACACTTCCATTAATAACCATGCAAAAATTGCTGTAAGCGCCGGATTACGTGGGCTTCAGCTCTTCCTTCGACCGGTTGATTTGATTTCCGTGACCAAAGCACAGTTAGGGGTAATTTCTATAGAAATTACCCCTTAA